The following proteins come from a genomic window of Natrinema saccharevitans:
- a CDS encoding sodium-dependent transporter encodes MAERETWATRAGFILAAVGSAVGLGNVWRFPYQVGEFGGAAFLVVYLALIAVIGFPVILVEFTVGRYTDRNPVGALKQIGTGSWQRIGWVFVLAGFVILSYYSVIAGWVLQYTVYGLQGNYAADGAAQFGATTGGMTSVLTHAIFMAAVIAVVGFGIRRGIEFSVKLMVPAIIILLVGLAVYAGTLSSAGEAYAYYLSPDLGTIAANWTDILPAAAAQAFFTLSLGMGVMITYASYLGEDRNLAKDAVIIVGLDTAIAFTVGLVAFPVLFSGDLAVADIVAIGDGPGFIFIALSQAFSNIPFGSVLGAVFFGTVTIAALSSAISIMEVVVSYLIDERDVDRVPATLLLGTAIFLVGAPVAYDGSLSWLTVYDELANNILLILGALLLSIYIGWVQTDIGLEELGKGIRNLGGWGTAWIWALRVPVVVTLVVILGLNAIGAYEAISGILG; translated from the coding sequence ATGGCAGAACGCGAAACATGGGCAACGAGAGCGGGGTTCATCCTCGCCGCGGTCGGCAGTGCAGTGGGATTGGGTAACGTCTGGCGGTTCCCGTATCAAGTCGGCGAGTTCGGCGGCGCGGCGTTCCTCGTCGTGTACCTCGCTTTGATCGCGGTCATCGGGTTCCCGGTGATCCTGGTCGAGTTCACCGTCGGCCGGTACACGGATCGGAATCCCGTCGGCGCGCTCAAGCAGATCGGCACGGGTTCGTGGCAGCGGATCGGGTGGGTGTTCGTCCTCGCGGGCTTCGTTATCCTCTCGTACTACAGCGTCATCGCTGGCTGGGTTTTGCAGTACACCGTCTACGGACTGCAAGGGAACTACGCCGCAGACGGTGCGGCGCAGTTCGGCGCGACGACCGGGGGAATGACGTCGGTCCTCACACACGCGATTTTCATGGCGGCCGTCATCGCCGTCGTCGGGTTCGGGATCCGGCGCGGTATCGAATTCTCCGTGAAGCTGATGGTTCCCGCGATCATCATCCTCCTGGTCGGACTGGCGGTCTACGCCGGCACACTCTCGAGTGCCGGTGAAGCCTACGCGTACTACCTCTCGCCCGATCTGGGTACGATCGCCGCGAACTGGACGGATATCTTACCCGCAGCAGCCGCACAGGCGTTCTTCACGCTCTCGCTCGGGATGGGCGTGATGATTACCTACGCATCCTACCTCGGAGAGGATCGTAACCTCGCCAAAGACGCCGTCATCATCGTCGGATTGGACACGGCGATCGCGTTCACCGTCGGCCTCGTCGCGTTCCCGGTCCTCTTCTCCGGCGACCTCGCCGTCGCCGACATCGTCGCAATCGGCGACGGTCCGGGATTCATCTTCATCGCGCTTTCGCAGGCGTTTAGCAACATTCCCTTCGGTAGCGTTCTCGGGGCGGTCTTCTTCGGTACCGTCACCATCGCGGCGCTCTCGAGCGCGATCAGTATCATGGAAGTCGTTGTTTCCTACCTGATCGACGAACGCGATGTGGACCGCGTCCCGGCGACGCTGCTTCTCGGGACTGCGATATTCCTCGTCGGCGCTCCCGTCGCGTACGACGGGAGCCTCTCGTGGCTCACGGTCTACGACGAACTCGCTAACAACATCCTGCTCATCCTCGGAGCACTGTTGTTATCCATCTACATCGGCTGGGTCCAGACCGACATCGGCCTCGAGGAACTCGGCAAGGGGATCCGAAACCTCGGCGGGTGGGGAACGGCCTGGATCTGGGCCCTCCGAGTGCCCGTCGTCGTCACGCTGGTCGTGATCCTCGGACTGAACGCGATCGGTGCGTACGAAGCGATCAGCGGTATCCTCGGCTGA
- a CDS encoding SDR family oxidoreductase — MSPDTDFEVDFAGTVAVITGASGALGSAAVDRFREAGATVCAVDVIAPDDEDSLLERDPADEPALHFYEADLTDEDEVAALMDAIVDDHDRIDHLLNVAGTWRGGDHIEDTDLEEFDLLLNVNLKTAFLAAKHALPHLQETEGAIVGISARSSLEGGEGDGPYRITKAGIRLLTETLAEENRGTVRANCVMPSVIDTPMNREMMPDADHDEWVDPLEIADVMAFLCSDAAAVTSGAAVPVYGEA; from the coding sequence ATGTCACCCGACACCGACTTCGAGGTCGACTTCGCGGGGACCGTCGCAGTGATCACCGGCGCGAGCGGCGCGCTCGGCAGCGCCGCCGTCGATCGCTTCCGCGAGGCCGGCGCGACCGTCTGTGCGGTCGACGTGATCGCGCCCGACGACGAGGACAGCCTGCTCGAGCGCGACCCCGCCGACGAACCGGCGCTTCACTTTTACGAGGCGGACCTGACCGACGAGGACGAGGTCGCGGCGTTGATGGACGCGATCGTCGACGATCACGACCGGATCGACCACCTGTTGAACGTCGCCGGGACGTGGCGCGGCGGCGACCACATCGAGGATACCGACCTCGAGGAGTTCGACCTCCTGCTGAACGTCAACCTGAAGACGGCCTTCCTCGCCGCGAAACACGCCCTGCCCCACCTGCAAGAAACCGAGGGGGCGATCGTCGGGATCAGCGCCCGTTCCTCCCTCGAGGGCGGCGAGGGCGACGGCCCCTACCGGATCACGAAGGCCGGCATCCGGCTGCTGACGGAGACGTTGGCCGAGGAGAACCGCGGGACGGTGCGGGCCAACTGCGTCATGCCGAGCGTCATCGACACCCCGATGAACCGCGAGATGATGCCCGACGCCGACCACGACGAGTGGGTCGACCCGCTCGAGATCGCCGACGTGATGGCCTTCCTCTGTAGCGACGCCGCGGCGGTGACGAGCGGGGCTGCTGTGCCAGTGTACGGCGAGGCCTGA
- a CDS encoding response regulator, which produces MRGQRDDAVDVLLVADDDETTRRIAAEFDAVAVETSVRVVTDGTEALRILTDSPADPDLVFLDRSLSRTDGLDLLEALADEAVLGRRPVLVLARPGNSAAIRERYRLGANASLEKPRDAMGTPSWSRRSRTSGSDAALPAGDG; this is translated from the coding sequence ATGAGAGGCCAACGTGACGACGCGGTCGACGTCCTCCTCGTCGCGGACGACGACGAGACGACGAGACGTATCGCAGCCGAGTTCGACGCCGTCGCCGTCGAAACGTCGGTCCGGGTCGTGACCGACGGGACCGAGGCGCTTCGGATCCTCACCGACTCGCCGGCCGACCCGGATCTCGTCTTTCTGGATCGGTCCCTATCTCGAACCGACGGTCTCGACCTGCTCGAGGCGCTCGCCGACGAGGCGGTACTGGGACGGCGTCCCGTCCTCGTGCTGGCCCGGCCGGGGAATTCGGCGGCGATCCGCGAGAGGTACCGACTCGGCGCGAACGCCTCCCTCGAGAAGCCGAGGGACGCGATGGGTACACCGAGCTGGTCGAGGCGGTCGCGGACTTCTGGTTCAGACGCGGCCCTGCCGGCGGGCGACGGTTAA
- a CDS encoding glycerophosphodiester phosphodiesterase — protein sequence MHCIAHRGFAAVAPENTIGAVRAAADRADAVEFDVRRCGTGELVVVHDETIDRATDGTGTVASLPLEALAERSVCGTGEGIPTLAAMLAAVPPAVEVHIELKERGLAADVLATIDRADLPARVVVTSFLLDELRTIRERDPSQPIGLLTSHRLETPVTTAVELDCAALGANRVRCLATGIVPRATAVDLEVHAWTVERAPTARLLDRRGVDYVSADRPIDV from the coding sequence ATGCACTGTATCGCCCACCGAGGGTTCGCCGCGGTCGCGCCCGAGAACACGATCGGTGCGGTCCGCGCCGCGGCGGACCGCGCCGACGCCGTCGAGTTCGACGTGCGACGTTGTGGAACCGGCGAACTCGTCGTCGTTCACGACGAGACGATCGACCGGGCCACCGACGGCACCGGTACCGTTGCGTCCCTTCCGCTCGAGGCGCTCGCCGAACGGTCCGTCTGCGGGACCGGCGAGGGGATCCCGACGCTCGCCGCCATGCTCGCGGCCGTCCCGCCCGCGGTCGAAGTCCACATCGAACTGAAAGAGCGCGGCCTCGCCGCCGACGTTCTCGCGACCATCGACCGGGCCGACCTCCCCGCCCGGGTCGTCGTTACCTCCTTTCTGCTCGACGAACTACGAACGATCCGCGAGCGCGATCCGAGCCAGCCGATCGGACTGCTGACCAGCCACCGCCTCGAGACGCCGGTGACGACGGCGGTCGAACTCGACTGTGCCGCCCTCGGCGCGAACCGCGTTCGGTGTCTGGCGACCGGGATCGTCCCGCGGGCGACGGCGGTCGATCTCGAGGTCCACGCCTGGACGGTCGAGCGGGCACCGACGGCGCGCCTGCTCGATCGGCGGGGCGTCGACTACGTCTCGGCCGATCGGCCGATCGACGTGTAG
- a CDS encoding secondary thiamine-phosphate synthase enzyme YjbQ — translation MTFTVETDDRLTTVDVTDAIAASVPDDCESGTCTAFVEHTTAALVVQENEPRLRGDLESFLGDLVPDSGHAHDELDGNADSHLRAGLLGPDVTIPVADGEPALGTWQSVLLVECDGPRTRTVSVTTTEANSSH, via the coding sequence ATGACGTTTACCGTCGAAACGGACGACCGGCTGACGACCGTCGACGTAACCGACGCGATCGCTGCGTCGGTCCCGGACGACTGCGAGTCGGGCACCTGTACGGCCTTCGTCGAACACACGACGGCCGCGCTCGTCGTCCAGGAGAACGAGCCGCGGCTCCGGGGCGACCTCGAGTCGTTCCTGGGGGACCTCGTGCCCGACTCGGGGCACGCACACGACGAATTAGATGGCAACGCGGACTCGCATCTCCGGGCGGGGCTGCTGGGCCCCGACGTGACGATTCCGGTCGCGGACGGCGAACCGGCGCTGGGGACCTGGCAGTCGGTGTTGCTCGTCGAGTGCGACGGGCCGCGAACGCGGACCGTCTCGGTGACGACGACCGAGGCCAATAGTAGCCACTGA
- a CDS encoding HEAT repeat domain-containing protein, with protein MDGDGGEGVEPRGRGAAGIDLPAVLTRLDGAPSEQRAAVRRIRTAIDERDGAAGCAPTVPKLRSLLEQSEIDFRGTVAACLADLAAEAPTDVAPSTGSIVAVAREAPDRPMTGELLRCLAAVAAERPDVVVGHAATIADVLERRSGYDTDGLDALAHVSRIDPPALEPAVSVLKGALSADPAENGRPALRALGRLARSEGDPGSLEFVSHAAALVDHGNPDVRHEAIGCLGDVAHHDPTAVESVTAELGAALSCDDPDTRAAAAVTIARIAARTEATIGPVRRQLLALLADDHAHVRANACVALGHGGVEAAEPRLADLASRDPAPNVRDRASWAAGQLS; from the coding sequence ATGGATGGGGATGGGGGCGAGGGCGTCGAGCCCCGGGGCCGGGGAGCCGCCGGGATCGACCTGCCAGCAGTCCTGACGCGACTCGACGGAGCGCCGAGCGAACAACGAGCGGCGGTCCGCCGGATCCGTACCGCGATCGACGAGCGAGACGGGGCGGCCGGCTGTGCCCCGACGGTACCGAAGCTCCGGTCGTTGCTCGAGCAGTCCGAGATCGACTTCCGCGGGACAGTCGCCGCCTGTCTCGCCGATCTGGCGGCCGAGGCACCGACCGACGTCGCGCCGTCGACCGGGTCGATCGTCGCCGTCGCCCGCGAGGCACCCGATCGGCCGATGACCGGCGAGTTGCTCCGGTGTCTCGCGGCCGTCGCGGCCGAGCGGCCCGATGTCGTCGTCGGTCACGCCGCGACGATCGCCGACGTCCTCGAGCGGCGATCGGGCTACGACACCGACGGCCTCGACGCGCTGGCCCACGTTTCTCGGATCGATCCGCCGGCGCTCGAGCCGGCGGTATCCGTGTTGAAAGGGGCGCTGTCGGCTGATCCGGCCGAGAACGGCCGGCCCGCACTGCGCGCGCTCGGGCGACTGGCACGGTCGGAGGGTGATCCCGGCTCGCTCGAATTCGTCTCCCACGCCGCGGCGCTCGTCGATCACGGGAACCCGGACGTCCGACACGAGGCGATCGGTTGCCTCGGCGACGTGGCTCACCACGACCCGACGGCTGTCGAATCGGTCACCGCGGAGCTGGGGGCGGCGCTTTCCTGTGACGATCCCGATACCCGGGCCGCGGCCGCGGTCACGATCGCCCGCATTGCTGCCCGAACCGAGGCCACGATCGGTCCGGTCCGCCGCCAGTTGCTCGCGTTGCTCGCCGACGACCACGCGCACGTCCGGGCGAACGCCTGCGTCGCACTGGGACACGGGGGCGTCGAGGCCGCCGAACCGCGACTCGCCGACCTCGCGAGCCGAGACCCGGCACCGAACGTCCGCGACCGGGCGTCGTGGGCCGCGGGCCAGTTGTCGTAG
- a CDS encoding SpoVR family protein — translation MSKRNSNADRFRKQAIAGDLEEPVSEARNLAEKLGLEPYPVKYWIIDYDEMNELIAYGGFQSRYPHWRWGMQYDKQQKQGQYGGGKAFEIVNNDNPAHAFLQESNTLADQKAVITHVEAHSDFFANNDWFGMFTSGRADEDQVNAAAMLERHARAIDEYMADPDIDRAEVEKWIDHCLSLEDNIDQHQVFSRRLDVDGPAAEIDEDLAEKLDELDLSDEIKGEVFDAEWVEKLEDEEITGSFPEQPQKDLLAFVREHGKQYDEEAGRGVEMEDWQRDVLDMMRAEAYYFAAQKMTKVMNEGWASYWESTMMTDEAFAGDDEFLNYADHMAKVLGAGGLNPYSLGMELWEYVENTTNRREVLEALLRVEETSWRNLTDVVDFDDVLERLEPPDALETILPDTLDRLEELPDEWVDREALERAREGEVDVEKYPWKVLTYEGLARRHYSLVKRQHRGFLKRVSQNDLERIGRYLFDDARYDSVDEALADIDYAAGWDRLFDVRESHNDVTFLDEFLTQEFITENNYFTYEHSQATGQFHVASDAAEDVKKKLLLQFTNFGKPTIAVYDGNYNNANELLLGHQYNGVMLDLDQAKETLKRIFELWGRPVNLLTIVKEIDEHDIEVAKRRNREPEAEEQGKLIRYDGQTMTTEDVPWEEVEHLAADDVDYDTKPDEWLA, via the coding sequence ATGAGTAAACGCAATTCCAACGCGGACCGCTTCCGCAAACAGGCGATCGCGGGCGACCTCGAGGAACCGGTCTCCGAGGCCAGAAACCTCGCCGAGAAACTCGGCCTCGAGCCCTACCCCGTGAAGTACTGGATCATCGACTACGACGAGATGAACGAACTCATCGCCTACGGCGGGTTCCAGAGCCGATACCCCCACTGGCGGTGGGGCATGCAGTACGACAAGCAACAGAAGCAGGGTCAGTACGGCGGCGGGAAGGCCTTCGAGATCGTCAACAACGACAACCCGGCCCACGCCTTCCTGCAGGAGTCGAACACGCTCGCCGACCAGAAGGCGGTGATCACCCACGTCGAAGCCCACTCTGACTTCTTCGCGAACAACGACTGGTTCGGCATGTTCACGAGCGGCCGCGCCGACGAGGATCAAGTCAACGCCGCGGCCATGCTCGAACGACACGCCCGGGCCATCGACGAGTACATGGCCGACCCCGACATCGACCGCGCCGAGGTCGAGAAGTGGATCGACCACTGCCTGAGCCTCGAGGACAACATCGACCAACACCAAGTCTTCAGCCGCCGGCTCGACGTCGACGGGCCGGCCGCGGAGATCGACGAGGACCTCGCCGAGAAGCTGGACGAACTCGACCTCTCCGACGAGATCAAAGGGGAGGTGTTCGACGCGGAGTGGGTCGAGAAACTCGAGGACGAGGAGATAACGGGCAGCTTCCCCGAACAGCCCCAGAAGGACCTGCTGGCGTTCGTCCGCGAACACGGCAAGCAGTACGACGAGGAGGCCGGCCGCGGCGTCGAGATGGAAGACTGGCAACGCGACGTTCTCGATATGATGCGCGCGGAGGCCTACTACTTCGCCGCCCAGAAGATGACGAAGGTGATGAACGAGGGGTGGGCGAGTTACTGGGAGTCGACGATGATGACCGACGAGGCCTTCGCCGGCGACGACGAGTTCCTCAACTACGCCGACCACATGGCCAAAGTACTCGGAGCCGGCGGACTCAACCCTTACAGCCTCGGCATGGAACTCTGGGAGTACGTCGAGAACACGACCAACCGACGGGAGGTCCTCGAGGCCCTGCTGCGCGTCGAGGAGACCTCCTGGCGCAACCTGACCGACGTCGTCGACTTCGACGACGTCCTCGAGCGGCTCGAGCCGCCCGACGCCCTCGAGACCATCCTCCCCGACACGCTCGACCGACTCGAGGAGCTGCCCGACGAGTGGGTCGACCGGGAGGCGCTCGAGCGGGCTCGCGAGGGCGAGGTCGACGTCGAGAAGTATCCCTGGAAGGTCCTGACCTACGAGGGGCTAGCGCGACGGCACTACTCGCTGGTCAAGCGCCAGCACCGTGGCTTCCTCAAGCGGGTCAGTCAGAACGACCTCGAGCGGATCGGCCGCTATCTCTTCGACGACGCGCGGTACGACTCGGTCGACGAGGCGCTCGCGGATATCGACTACGCGGCCGGCTGGGACCGGCTGTTCGACGTCCGGGAGAGTCACAACGACGTGACCTTCCTGGACGAGTTCCTGACTCAGGAGTTCATCACGGAGAACAACTACTTCACCTACGAACACTCGCAGGCGACGGGGCAGTTCCACGTCGCCAGCGACGCCGCCGAAGACGTCAAGAAGAAACTGCTCCTGCAGTTCACCAACTTCGGGAAGCCGACGATCGCGGTCTACGACGGCAACTACAACAACGCCAACGAACTGCTGCTCGGCCACCAGTACAACGGCGTCATGCTCGATCTCGACCAGGCCAAGGAGACGTTGAAGCGGATCTTCGAGCTGTGGGGTCGGCCGGTGAACCTGCTGACGATCGTCAAGGAGATCGACGAACACGACATCGAGGTCGCGAAGCGGCGCAATCGCGAGCCAGAAGCCGAAGAGCAGGGCAAACTGATCCGGTACGACGGCCAGACGATGACGACCGAAGACGTCCCCTGGGAGGAGGTCGAACACCTCGCGGCCGACGACGTGGACTACGACACGAAGCCCGACGAGTGGCTGGCCTGA
- a CDS encoding YeaH/YhbH family protein, with amino-acid sequence MGLRDDLERFREVGEERREDLADFIQYGDLAGSGPGEINIPVKIVSLPEFEYDRRDQGGVGQGEDGTPDAGQPVGQPQPQPGDDDGDDGEPGEDGGDHEYYEMDPEEFAEELDEELGLDLDPKGKTVIEEKEGPFTDLTRTGPNSTLDFERMFKEGLKRKLAMDFDEEFLRELCKVEGISPREVFEWARGENLPVSMAWIEEAYSDVPDDERGKWASIEEVEDNVERESVQQKIRREGIQHVPFRREDERYRHPEIIEEKEKNVVVVNIRDVSGSMREKKRELVERTFTPLDWYLQGKYDNAEFVYIAHDADAWAVERDEFFGIRSGGGTKISSAYELAQQLLEEYPWSDWNRYVFAAGDSENSSNDTEERVIPLMEEIPANLHAYVETQPSGNAINATHAEELERHFGTDADDVAVAYVNDQSDVTDAIYDILSTEGETDE; translated from the coding sequence ATGGGACTGAGAGACGACCTCGAGCGGTTCCGCGAGGTCGGCGAGGAACGGCGCGAAGACCTTGCCGACTTCATCCAGTACGGCGACCTCGCGGGGAGCGGCCCCGGCGAGATCAACATCCCGGTCAAGATCGTCTCGCTGCCGGAGTTCGAGTACGATCGGCGCGATCAGGGCGGGGTCGGCCAGGGCGAGGACGGCACCCCCGACGCCGGCCAGCCGGTCGGCCAGCCCCAGCCACAGCCGGGCGACGACGACGGCGACGACGGCGAACCCGGCGAGGACGGCGGCGACCACGAGTACTACGAGATGGACCCCGAGGAGTTCGCCGAGGAACTCGACGAGGAACTCGGACTCGACCTCGACCCCAAGGGCAAGACGGTCATCGAGGAGAAAGAAGGTCCGTTCACCGACCTCACGCGGACGGGCCCGAACAGCACGCTCGACTTCGAACGGATGTTCAAGGAGGGGTTAAAGCGCAAGCTGGCGATGGACTTCGACGAGGAGTTCCTGCGGGAACTGTGCAAGGTCGAGGGGATTTCGCCCCGCGAGGTCTTCGAGTGGGCCCGCGGCGAGAACCTCCCGGTGTCGATGGCCTGGATCGAAGAGGCCTACAGCGACGTGCCCGACGACGAGCGGGGCAAATGGGCCTCGATCGAGGAGGTCGAGGACAACGTCGAACGCGAGAGCGTCCAGCAGAAGATCCGCCGGGAAGGGATCCAACACGTCCCCTTCCGCCGCGAGGACGAGCGCTACCGTCACCCCGAGATCATCGAGGAGAAAGAGAAGAACGTCGTGGTCGTCAACATCCGCGACGTCTCCGGCTCGATGCGCGAGAAGAAACGCGAACTCGTCGAGCGCACCTTCACCCCGCTGGACTGGTACCTGCAGGGAAAGTACGACAACGCCGAGTTCGTCTACATCGCCCACGACGCCGACGCCTGGGCGGTCGAGCGCGACGAGTTCTTCGGCATCCGGTCGGGCGGCGGGACGAAGATCTCGAGCGCGTACGAACTCGCCCAGCAGCTCTTAGAGGAGTACCCCTGGAGCGACTGGAACCGCTACGTCTTCGCGGCGGGCGACTCCGAGAACTCCTCGAACGACACCGAGGAGCGGGTCATCCCGCTGATGGAGGAGATCCCGGCGAACCTCCACGCCTACGTGGAGACCCAGCCGTCGGGCAACGCGATCAACGCCACCCACGCCGAGGAACTCGAGCGTCACTTCGGCACCGACGCCGACGACGTCGCGGTGGCCTACGTCAACGACCAGTCGGACGTGACCGACGCGATCTACGACATCCTCTCGACGGAGGGTGAGACCGATGAGTAA
- a CDS encoding PrkA family serine protein kinase codes for MTGNEYVTEADRALEETYEEPMSLAAYVDRLFENPQIASHASKYLLEAIEAAGTRTVVEEGEEKERYRFFDDPHNDGEHAILGNTEVLNGFVDDLRSIAAGRAKDEKIIWFEGPTATGKSELKRCLVNGLREYSKTPEGRRYTVEWNISTAESGERGLSYGDDAGASAADEQNWYESPVQTHPLSVFPDGVREDLLAELNGELDDHVPIQVDAALDPFSREAYDFLEERYRRTGEDDLFSAITDEDHLRVKNYVVDIGQGVGVLHSEDDGRPKERLVGSWMHGMLQELDSRGRKNPQAFSYDGVLSQGNGALTVVEDAAQHADLLQKLLNVPDEQSVKLDKGIGMDVDSQLLIISNPDLEAQLNQHSDRNGMDPLKALKRRLDKHRFGYLTNLSLETELIRRELTNETAVWEAESYDELADRIRAPVRVTIKGRDGETRVQEFAPHAIEAAALYAVVTRLDEENLPNGLDLVDKALIYDQGYLQEGDSRREKDEFDFDDDGNDGDHGIPVTYTRDTLAELLQTDRDRHHADLPVENVVMPRDVLNAMVEGMVDAPVFSTGERSEFENRVVPVKNYVYDQQESDVIEAIMYDKRVDEETVAEYVEHVYAWETEEPLYNDRGERVEPDPLKMKLFEIEQLGRFSESEYDGNQPRESVRNFRREKVITSLNRHAWEHRDEDFSVEDVDLTAIPVIKTVLESHDWDDVERTFEDFDPRQWSDPPSDTQTAAVKANTIETMVDLFGYSEASAELTSRHVMGQVSYRWD; via the coding sequence ACGACGGCGAACACGCCATTCTGGGCAACACGGAGGTCCTGAACGGGTTCGTCGACGACCTGCGATCGATCGCCGCGGGCCGGGCGAAAGACGAGAAGATCATCTGGTTCGAGGGGCCCACGGCGACGGGCAAGTCCGAACTCAAGCGGTGTCTGGTCAACGGACTGCGCGAGTACTCGAAGACGCCCGAGGGCCGGCGGTACACCGTCGAGTGGAACATCTCGACCGCCGAGAGCGGCGAGCGCGGACTGAGCTACGGCGACGACGCCGGCGCGAGCGCCGCGGACGAACAGAACTGGTACGAGAGCCCCGTTCAGACCCACCCGCTGTCGGTGTTCCCCGACGGCGTCCGAGAGGACCTGCTCGCCGAACTGAACGGCGAACTCGACGATCACGTCCCGATTCAGGTCGACGCGGCGCTCGATCCCTTCTCCCGGGAGGCCTACGACTTCCTCGAGGAGCGCTACCGCCGGACGGGCGAAGACGACCTGTTCTCGGCGATCACCGACGAGGACCACCTGCGCGTGAAAAACTACGTCGTCGACATCGGACAGGGCGTCGGCGTCCTCCACTCCGAAGACGACGGCCGACCCAAGGAACGGCTCGTCGGCTCGTGGATGCACGGCATGCTCCAGGAACTGGACTCGCGGGGCCGGAAGAACCCGCAGGCGTTTAGCTACGACGGCGTCCTCTCGCAGGGCAACGGCGCCCTCACCGTCGTCGAGGACGCGGCCCAGCACGCCGACCTCCTCCAGAAGCTGCTGAACGTCCCCGACGAGCAATCGGTGAAACTGGACAAGGGCATCGGGATGGACGTCGACAGCCAACTGCTGATCATCTCCAACCCCGACCTCGAGGCCCAGCTCAACCAGCACTCGGATCGGAACGGGATGGATCCGCTGAAGGCGCTGAAACGCCGCCTCGACAAGCACCGATTCGGCTACCTGACGAACCTGAGCCTCGAGACGGAGCTGATCCGGCGGGAACTGACCAACGAGACGGCGGTCTGGGAGGCCGAGAGCTACGACGAACTCGCCGACCGGATCCGCGCGCCGGTGCGGGTGACGATCAAGGGCCGCGACGGCGAGACGCGGGTCCAGGAGTTCGCGCCCCACGCCATCGAGGCGGCCGCGCTGTACGCCGTCGTCACGCGACTGGACGAGGAGAACCTCCCGAACGGGCTCGACCTCGTCGACAAGGCGCTGATCTACGATCAGGGGTACCTGCAGGAGGGCGACAGCCGCCGCGAAAAGGATGAGTTCGACTTCGACGACGACGGGAACGACGGCGATCACGGCATCCCGGTCACGTACACGCGGGACACGCTCGCGGAACTGCTCCAGACCGACCGCGACCGCCACCACGCCGACCTCCCGGTCGAGAACGTGGTCATGCCACGGGACGTCCTCAACGCGATGGTCGAGGGGATGGTCGACGCGCCGGTGTTCTCGACGGGCGAGCGCTCCGAGTTCGAGAACCGCGTCGTCCCCGTGAAAAACTACGTCTACGACCAGCAGGAGTCGGACGTCATCGAGGCCATCATGTACGACAAACGCGTCGACGAGGAGACCGTCGCCGAGTACGTCGAACACGTCTACGCGTGGGAGACCGAGGAACCGCTGTACAACGACCGCGGCGAGCGGGTCGAGCCGGACCCGCTGAAGATGAAGCTCTTCGAGATCGAACAGCTCGGCCGGTTCTCCGAGAGCGAATACGACGGGAACCAGCCTCGCGAGAGCGTCCGGAACTTCCGCCGCGAGAAGGTCATCACCTCGCTGAACCGCCACGCGTGGGAACACCGCGACGAGGACTTCTCGGTCGAGGACGTCGACCTCACCGCGATCCCGGTGATCAAGACCGTCCTCGAGAGCCACGACTGGGACGACGTCGAGCGCACCTTCGAGGACTTCGATCCGCGACAGTGGAGCGACCCGCCGAGCGACACGCAGACGGCGGCAGTCAAGGCGAACACGATCGAAACCATGGTCGACCTCTTCGGCTACTCGGAGGCGTCGGCCGAGCTAACCAGCAGACACGTCATGGGACAGGTGAGTTACAGATGGGACTGA